One stretch of Pedobacter riviphilus DNA includes these proteins:
- a CDS encoding cation diffusion facilitator family transporter, with protein sequence MSVKKKAIIISLVVSVVLMLAKFVAYFITGSNAILTDAAESIVNVIAGSFAFYSIYLSTQPRDENHPYGHGKVEFFSAFVEGILILIAGVVIIFKSSYNLIYPHVVGELLTGTLIIGITGLINLIVGLYLINVGKDEHSITLQADGRHLLTDTYTSGAIVIGLILIQLTNIIWLDSLLSFLVGFYIVYSGYKLTRGSVGGLMDESDFTLVEEVVEVLQKNRHKPWIDVHNLRTQQYGPEFHIDCHVTLPYYFDLNKVHREISQIDELINKNGVRKAELFIHADPCLPECCNYCHMSECPVRTEAFKKEIVWTPEIVIKNKKHFENELL encoded by the coding sequence GTGTCGGTAAAAAAGAAAGCAATAATAATTTCTCTGGTGGTGAGTGTGGTGCTGATGTTAGCTAAGTTTGTGGCGTATTTTATTACGGGTTCAAATGCAATCTTAACAGATGCGGCAGAAAGTATTGTAAACGTAATAGCAGGCAGTTTTGCTTTTTATAGCATTTATCTTAGTACGCAGCCCCGAGACGAAAATCATCCTTATGGACATGGAAAAGTTGAGTTTTTCTCGGCTTTTGTAGAAGGGATATTGATTTTGATAGCGGGAGTGGTTATTATTTTCAAATCATCGTACAACCTGATCTATCCTCATGTGGTGGGGGAGCTATTAACCGGAACATTAATTATTGGTATTACAGGTTTGATTAATCTGATTGTTGGTCTCTACCTTATAAATGTAGGTAAAGATGAACATTCAATTACGCTGCAAGCCGATGGCAGACATTTATTAACTGATACTTACACCAGTGGAGCGATTGTTATTGGTTTAATATTAATTCAGTTAACAAATATTATTTGGCTAGATAGCTTACTTTCTTTTTTAGTAGGCTTTTATATTGTTTATTCTGGTTATAAACTTACCCGTGGTTCGGTGGGCGGCTTAATGGATGAAAGCGATTTTACACTTGTTGAAGAAGTAGTTGAGGTGCTGCAAAAGAACAGGCACAAACCCTGGATCGATGTGCATAATCTGCGTACTCAGCAATATGGCCCCGAATTTCATATCGATTGCCATGTAACATTACCTTATTATTTTGATTTAAATAAGGTTCACCGCGAAATATCGCAGATTGATGAACTGATCAATAAAAATGGCGTTCGCAAAGCAGAACTCTTTATTCACGCAGACCCTTGTTTGCCCGAATGCTGTAATTATTGCCACATGAGTGAATGCCCTGTTAGAACAGAGGCTTTTAAAAAAGAAATTGTGTGGACACCTGAAATAGTAATCAAAAATAAAAAGCATTTCGAAAATGAGCTACTTTAA
- a CDS encoding ABC transporter permease, with translation MIIFRLIGESFRFAFDALRQNKLRTMLSLLAITIGIFTIIAVFSAVDTFRGKLQASVDKLGSNTIYIQKWPWSFGDNYPWWKYMNRPQPSLRDFEALRERIENAQGVTFEISTNDRTIKYRSSSVEGISVWAASHDFNKTWNFELQDGRYFTETESKNGSPVCILGSDIADGLFDGDAPVGKQVQILGRRLTVVGVFKKEGEDMLGTSLDKNVNIPIAFAKGVLDIQSERYGPQITVRGKDNVSLEEVESELKGLMRSIHRIRPGQEEDFALNKTTIISNQLDSMFKMVNIAGWVIGGFSILVGGFSIANIMFVSVKERTNIIGIQKSLGAKNYFILLQFIFESISLCILGGLLGLLLVFLLALVIGAATDFHIILGLNNIALGIGISIIIGTISGFWPAYSASRLDPVEAIRS, from the coding sequence ATGATAATCTTTAGGCTAATAGGCGAAAGTTTCCGTTTTGCATTTGATGCGTTGCGCCAGAATAAATTACGCACCATGTTATCGCTTCTGGCTATAACAATTGGTATTTTTACCATTATTGCTGTATTTTCTGCAGTTGATACCTTTCGCGGTAAATTGCAGGCCAGTGTAGATAAACTGGGCTCTAATACTATTTATATTCAAAAATGGCCCTGGAGTTTTGGCGATAATTACCCTTGGTGGAAATATATGAACCGCCCTCAGCCTTCATTGCGCGATTTTGAAGCGCTCCGGGAGAGAATCGAAAATGCACAAGGCGTGACATTCGAAATATCAACTAACGATAGAACGATAAAATATAGAAGTAGCTCGGTTGAAGGGATTTCGGTATGGGCAGCATCACACGATTTTAATAAGACCTGGAATTTTGAGCTTCAGGATGGCCGGTATTTTACTGAAACTGAAAGTAAAAATGGTTCGCCTGTTTGTATTCTAGGTTCTGATATTGCGGATGGACTTTTTGACGGCGATGCACCCGTTGGTAAACAGGTACAGATTTTAGGAAGAAGATTAACTGTTGTTGGCGTTTTCAAAAAAGAGGGAGAAGATATGTTAGGTACCTCTCTGGATAAAAACGTAAATATTCCAATTGCCTTTGCAAAAGGCGTGTTAGACATCCAAAGTGAGCGTTATGGTCCGCAAATTACTGTTCGCGGCAAGGATAATGTGAGCTTGGAAGAGGTAGAAAGCGAATTGAAGGGTTTAATGCGTTCGATCCATCGGATCAGACCAGGCCAGGAAGAAGATTTTGCGTTAAATAAAACCACCATTATTTCTAACCAATTAGATTCTATGTTTAAAATGGTCAATATTGCTGGTTGGGTAATTGGCGGATTTTCGATTTTGGTGGGCGGATTTAGTATTGCCAATATCATGTTCGTATCGGTAAAAGAACGTACCAATATCATCGGCATCCAAAAGTCGTTGGGCGCGAAAAACTATTTTATATTGCTTCAATTCATTTTCGAATCAATCTCACTTTGTATTTTAGGTGGTTTGCTGGGCTTATTACTGGTCTTTCTGCTCGCCTTGGTCATTGGTGCAGCCACAGATTTCCATATTATATTGGGCTTGAATAATATTGCCTTAGGAATCGGAATATCAATCATTATTGGCACCATCTCTGGTTTTTGGCCAGCATATTCTGCATCAAGGTTGGATCCGGTAGAGGCGATAAGGAGTTAG
- a CDS encoding MmcQ/YjbR family DNA-binding protein, whose protein sequence is MDSSIFIAHCLSFDEAVELPHFEKTSFRVNKKIFATLNLEKKHATFKLSAIDQSVFCDFDPSRIWPATGAWGKQGWTIFEITDLADEMLIDALTLSYCNVAPSKLAAKYRRD, encoded by the coding sequence ATGGATTCATCAATTTTTATAGCACATTGCCTGTCTTTTGATGAAGCTGTAGAATTACCACATTTCGAAAAAACTTCTTTCCGGGTAAATAAAAAGATCTTTGCCACACTAAATCTTGAGAAAAAACATGCAACATTCAAATTATCAGCAATTGATCAGTCTGTTTTCTGTGATTTTGATCCAAGCAGAATATGGCCTGCTACCGGGGCCTGGGGTAAACAAGGCTGGACTATTTTTGAAATAACAGATCTTGCTGATGAAATGCTTATCGATGCACTTACTCTTTCCTATTGTAACGTGGCTCCGTCAAAATTGGCAGCAAAATATAGGAGGGATTGA
- a CDS encoding DUF2795 domain-containing protein gives MYWTLELASHLEDAPWPATKDELIDYGIRSGAPVEVIENLQALEDDGEPYETIEEIWPDYPTKEDFFFNEDEY, from the coding sequence ATGTATTGGACATTAGAATTAGCATCGCACTTGGAAGACGCACCATGGCCTGCAACTAAAGACGAATTAATTGATTATGGTATCCGCTCTGGTGCCCCTGTTGAAGTAATTGAAAACTTGCAGGCATTAGAAGATGATGGCGAACCTTATGAAACGATTGAGGAAATTTGGCCTGATTATCCAACGAAAGAAGATTTCTTCTTTAACGAGGACGAATACTAA
- a CDS encoding ArsR/SmtB family transcription factor codes for MRRDVFQAIADPTRREIINLIAHRTLNLNAIAENFDMSRPAISQHIKLLTECGLVEITQQGRDRYCNIQFQKLAEVSKWVEQYRTFWTSKLDALEIHLSKDTKSK; via the coding sequence ATGAGAAGAGATGTGTTTCAGGCCATTGCCGATCCTACCCGAAGAGAAATTATCAATCTGATTGCTCATCGCACTTTAAACCTAAACGCCATAGCCGAAAATTTCGATATGAGCCGCCCTGCCATTTCACAGCATATTAAACTTTTAACAGAATGCGGTTTAGTAGAAATTACGCAACAAGGCCGTGACCGTTACTGTAACATACAATTTCAAAAACTTGCAGAAGTATCTAAATGGGTAGAACAATACCGTACCTTTTGGACAAGTAAATTAGATGCTTTAGAAATACATTTATCAAAAGATACTAAATCAAAATAA
- a CDS encoding NUDIX domain-containing protein, protein MSYFNVRVYGLLINQNNEVLVSDEEEYGFRFSKFPGGGLEFGEGLIDGLKREFVEECDAEIEVLSHFYTTDFFEKSSFNDSQVISVYYIVKEKAPLQLTFKDTIYDFDGEGEILQAFRWVKIEDLSIEDITFKTDKTVGQLLKNQYSVKL, encoded by the coding sequence ATGAGCTACTTTAATGTTAGGGTTTATGGATTGTTAATTAACCAGAATAACGAGGTTTTGGTAAGTGATGAAGAAGAATATGGTTTTCGCTTTAGTAAATTTCCGGGAGGTGGATTAGAGTTTGGTGAAGGCTTAATTGATGGATTGAAACGTGAGTTTGTGGAAGAGTGCGATGCGGAAATTGAAGTATTATCACATTTTTATACCACTGATTTTTTTGAAAAATCGTCATTTAACGATAGCCAGGTAATTAGTGTTTATTATATCGTTAAAGAAAAAGCCCCTTTGCAGTTAACCTTTAAAGATACCATTTACGATTTTGATGGGGAAGGTGAAATTCTTCAGGCTTTCAGATGGGTGAAAATTGAGGATTTAAGTATAGAAGATATCACCTTTAAAACAGATAAAACCGTAGGCCAGCTTTTAAAAAATCAATATTCAGTTAAGTTATAA
- a CDS encoding pyridoxal phosphate-dependent aminotransferase, with the protein MSTLSKRINSLSESATLKMTKLGRELASKGINIISLSVGEPDFNTPDHVKNAAKKALDENYTRYSPVPGYPDLRQAIVNKLKTENNLDYDISQIVVSTGAKQSLSNVILTLIDPGDEVIIPTPYWVSYSEMVTLAEGKSVFIDTDIESDFKITPAQLEAAITPKSKLFMFSSPCNPTGSVYSKEELAALVAVFEKYPNIYILSDEIYEHINFVDKHESIAQFDSIKDRVIIVNGFSKAFAMTGWRLGYIAANKEIAAANDKLQGQTTSGTCSIAQRAGIVAYEQGLASVLEMKEAFLRRRELVYNLLNEIPGVKTNLPDGAFYFFPEISSFFGKKDADGNVIKDSSDLALYLLNVGHVATVGGDSFGNNNYIRLSYAASDESLVEALRRIKEALGKLA; encoded by the coding sequence ATGAGCACCTTATCTAAAAGAATCAACAGTTTATCTGAATCTGCAACCCTTAAAATGACCAAACTTGGCCGCGAATTAGCGTCTAAGGGCATTAACATCATTAGTTTAAGCGTTGGTGAACCCGATTTCAATACACCCGATCACGTAAAAAATGCCGCTAAAAAGGCATTAGATGAAAACTATACACGCTATTCGCCGGTACCGGGCTATCCTGACCTTCGCCAAGCGATTGTAAACAAGCTAAAAACAGAAAACAACCTGGATTATGATATTTCCCAGATCGTTGTTTCAACAGGTGCAAAACAATCTTTATCGAACGTTATTTTAACTTTGATCGATCCGGGCGATGAGGTAATCATCCCAACACCTTATTGGGTTTCGTACTCAGAAATGGTAACCCTGGCTGAAGGAAAATCTGTTTTTATAGATACGGATATAGAAAGTGATTTCAAAATCACACCTGCGCAGTTGGAAGCAGCCATTACGCCGAAATCGAAATTATTTATGTTTTCTTCGCCATGTAACCCAACAGGTTCGGTTTATAGCAAAGAAGAATTAGCAGCCCTTGTTGCTGTTTTTGAAAAATACCCTAATATCTATATCTTATCTGATGAGATTTATGAGCACATTAATTTTGTTGATAAACATGAATCTATTGCTCAATTCGACAGCATTAAAGACCGTGTAATCATTGTTAACGGTTTCTCTAAGGCTTTCGCCATGACGGGCTGGAGATTAGGTTATATTGCCGCTAATAAAGAAATTGCAGCTGCCAACGATAAACTACAAGGACAAACAACTTCCGGAACCTGTTCTATCGCACAAAGAGCTGGAATTGTTGCTTACGAGCAAGGTTTAGCAAGTGTTTTAGAAATGAAAGAAGCATTTTTACGCCGTAGAGAATTGGTTTACAATTTGTTAAATGAAATTCCGGGTGTTAAAACAAATCTTCCTGATGGGGCATTTTACTTTTTCCCTGAAATCAGTTCTTTCTTCGGTAAAAAAGATGCGGATGGAAACGTAATTAAAGATTCATCAGATTTGGCTTTGTATTTATTAAACGTTGGTCACGTGGCAACTGTAGGTGGCGATTCGTTTGGTAACAACAACTACATCCGTTTATCTTATGCAGCTTCTGACGAAAGTTTAGTTGAAGCATTAAGAAGAATAAAAGAAGCTTTAGGTAAATTAGCCTAA
- the queA gene encoding tRNA preQ1(34) S-adenosylmethionine ribosyltransferase-isomerase QueA — translation MKLSQFKFNLPESLVANNPAEQRDEARLMVLHKDSGKIEHKIFKDVLSYFDDKDVMILNNTKVFPARLYGNKEKTGATIEVFLLRELNKELRLWDVLVDPARKIRVGNKLYFGDDDLLVAEVVDNTTSRGRTIRFLFEGSDEEFRKNVEILGETPLPKYIKRKATAEDKERYQTIFAKHEGAVAAPTAGLHFSRELMKRLELKGVEFAEVTLHVGLGTFRTVEVEDLTKHKMDSEQFIIEQKDANIVNKALENKRKICAVGTTSMRAIESAVSANRTLKAANDWTSKFIFPPYDFSIANSMITNFHTPESTLLMMVSAFGGYENVMNAYEVAVKEKYKFYSYGDAMLII, via the coding sequence ATGAAATTATCACAATTCAAATTCAACTTACCTGAATCATTAGTAGCCAACAATCCGGCAGAACAACGCGACGAAGCTCGTCTAATGGTTTTACACAAAGACAGCGGTAAAATTGAACATAAAATTTTCAAAGACGTTTTAAGTTATTTCGATGACAAAGACGTAATGATATTAAACAACACTAAGGTTTTTCCTGCTCGTTTATATGGCAACAAAGAAAAAACTGGTGCAACCATCGAGGTTTTCTTGCTACGTGAATTAAACAAGGAATTACGTTTATGGGATGTTTTGGTAGATCCGGCACGTAAAATCCGTGTAGGTAATAAATTATACTTTGGCGACGACGATTTATTGGTTGCTGAGGTTGTAGATAACACCACATCGCGTGGCCGTACCATCCGTTTCTTATTTGAAGGTAGCGACGAAGAATTCAGAAAAAACGTTGAAATTCTAGGTGAAACCCCTCTTCCTAAGTACATTAAACGTAAAGCTACCGCCGAGGATAAAGAACGTTACCAAACTATTTTCGCTAAACACGAAGGCGCAGTAGCTGCTCCAACTGCAGGCTTACACTTTAGTCGCGAGTTAATGAAACGTCTTGAACTTAAAGGTGTAGAATTTGCAGAAGTAACTTTGCACGTGGGTTTAGGAACTTTCAGGACTGTTGAGGTTGAAGACTTAACCAAACACAAAATGGATTCTGAGCAGTTTATCATCGAGCAAAAAGATGCAAACATTGTAAACAAAGCTTTAGAGAATAAAAGAAAAATTTGCGCGGTAGGAACTACCTCAATGCGGGCTATCGAATCGGCTGTTTCTGCTAACAGAACATTAAAAGCTGCTAACGACTGGACCAGTAAATTTATCTTTCCTCCTTACGATTTCAGTATTGCGAACTCCATGATTACCAATTTCCACACACCAGAATCTACTTTATTGATGATGGTAAGTGCATTTGGTGGCTATGAGAACGTTATGAATGCTTATGAGGTTGCAGTAAAAGAAAAATATAAATTTTACAGCTATGGTGATGCCATGCTAATTATATAA
- the bioA gene encoding adenosylmethionine--8-amino-7-oxononanoate transaminase encodes MMPDSSNRHTTSSQLNLTERDKKVIWHPYTQMKNALPHIPIVRGEGVYVFDENGKRYIDAVSSWWVNIHGHSHPYIAQKVAEQLNVLEHVIFAGFTHEPAVLLAERLLPILPGKQDKVFYTDNGSTAVEVALKMCLQYWDNRGTAKTKILAFKNAYHGDTFGAMSVSGRSIFTDAFNSLLFDVEFIDLPDEGNISNLTAHILNLKDTACFIFEPLILGSGGMLMYEAKYLDQLLSACKEAEILIIADEVMTGFGRTGTYFACEKLTNKPDIICLSKGLTGGTMPLGVTTCTNEIFEAFLSDNKLKTLYHGHSFTANPIACVASLASLDILLKSETLQNIKRIEAKHAVFLEEIKTHPKVKAIRQTGTIIAVEWETGNETSYLSNLRNSLYAYFLEKGIILRPLGNIIYILPPYIISNEDLDYIYAAIKTALEEV; translated from the coding sequence ATGATGCCCGATTCGTCCAACCGCCATACTACAAGCTCCCAATTAAATTTAACTGAACGCGATAAAAAGGTAATCTGGCATCCTTATACCCAAATGAAAAATGCATTGCCACATATCCCGATTGTAAGGGGAGAGGGCGTGTACGTTTTTGATGAAAACGGTAAACGGTATATCGATGCGGTTTCATCCTGGTGGGTGAATATCCATGGTCATTCTCACCCTTATATTGCACAAAAAGTAGCAGAACAGCTCAATGTGCTGGAACACGTAATTTTTGCAGGCTTTACACACGAGCCTGCGGTATTGCTTGCAGAAAGGCTGTTGCCAATATTGCCTGGTAAACAGGATAAAGTTTTTTATACCGATAACGGATCAACAGCGGTAGAAGTAGCCTTAAAAATGTGTCTGCAATACTGGGATAATAGAGGTACAGCAAAAACGAAGATCTTAGCCTTTAAAAACGCTTATCATGGCGATACTTTTGGCGCCATGTCTGTTAGTGGTCGTAGTATTTTTACTGATGCTTTTAATAGTTTACTGTTTGATGTCGAGTTTATCGATCTGCCTGATGAAGGGAATATCTCAAATCTTACAGCTCATATCTTAAATCTTAAGGATACCGCTTGTTTCATTTTCGAGCCACTCATTTTAGGATCTGGTGGGATGCTTATGTATGAAGCTAAATATTTGGATCAACTTTTATCAGCTTGCAAAGAAGCAGAAATCTTAATTATTGCGGATGAGGTAATGACAGGTTTTGGTAGAACAGGAACTTACTTTGCCTGCGAGAAATTAACTAATAAGCCCGATATTATTTGTTTAAGTAAAGGTTTAACAGGCGGAACAATGCCGCTAGGGGTAACCACCTGTACCAATGAGATTTTTGAAGCTTTTTTAAGTGATAATAAATTAAAAACGCTTTACCATGGGCACTCTTTTACCGCGAACCCGATTGCTTGCGTGGCTTCTTTAGCAAGCTTAGATATTTTGTTAAAAAGCGAAACGCTTCAAAATATCAAACGGATAGAAGCCAAACATGCTGTTTTTCTGGAAGAGATTAAGACACATCCTAAAGTTAAAGCCATTAGGCAAACGGGAACAATTATTGCAGTGGAGTGGGAGACCGGGAATGAAACCTCTTATTTAAGTAATCTCCGTAATTCATTGTATGCCTACTTTTTAGAAAAAGGAATTATACTAAGGCCATTGGGCAATATTATCTATATACTCCCACCATATATAATCAGCAATGAAGATCTGGATTATATTTATGCAGCGATAAAAACGGCTTTAGAAGAAGTATAG
- a CDS encoding cob(I)yrinic acid a,c-diamide adenosyltransferase: MKIYTKTGDKGQTSLIGGTRVPKYHLRIETYGTVDELNSYIGLIMCQNIDTYDQKLLKEIQDRLFTIGSSLAADPETSKMKIPDLHDADVTLLENEMDLMNEKLPALKHFVLPGGNTVVSYCHIARCVCRRAERLTVALAENSFVDERVTVYLNRLSDYLFVLARKLTVYFKAEENIWIPRV; this comes from the coding sequence ATGAAAATCTACACTAAAACCGGCGATAAAGGCCAAACATCACTCATTGGTGGTACCCGTGTACCTAAGTATCATTTACGCATCGAAACCTATGGAACTGTTGACGAGTTAAATTCGTACATCGGTTTAATCATGTGTCAGAATATTGATACGTACGATCAGAAACTGCTAAAAGAAATTCAGGATAGGTTATTTACCATTGGTTCATCACTTGCGGCCGACCCAGAGACCTCTAAAATGAAGATCCCTGATCTGCACGATGCTGATGTTACCTTGTTAGAAAATGAGATGGATCTGATGAACGAAAAGCTGCCGGCTTTAAAGCATTTTGTTTTACCTGGAGGAAACACTGTAGTTTCTTACTGCCATATTGCGCGATGCGTTTGCAGAAGAGCAGAGCGTTTGACAGTGGCGCTTGCAGAAAATAGCTTTGTAGATGAGCGTGTAACAGTTTATTTGAACCGTTTAAGTGATTATTTATTCGTTTTGGCACGAAAACTGACCGTGTATTTTAAGGCGGAAGAAAACATTTGGATTCCTAGGGTTTAA
- a CDS encoding 2-C-methyl-D-erythritol 4-phosphate cytidylyltransferase — MLRNDKTTALKRDEIYLVQTPQTFSLHILKEAYNQEFNTHFTDDASVVESIGYEINIIEGERGNIKITYPIDLELAELLLKN, encoded by the coding sequence ATGCTGAGAAACGATAAAACAACGGCATTAAAACGCGATGAAATTTATTTAGTACAAACGCCGCAAACTTTTAGCCTTCATATCCTTAAAGAAGCTTATAACCAAGAGTTCAATACTCATTTTACAGATGATGCAAGCGTGGTAGAATCTATCGGTTATGAGATTAATATTATTGAAGGAGAAAGGGGAAATATTAAAATTACTTATCCAATTGACCTCGAGCTAGCAGAGTTATTATTAAAGAATTAA
- a CDS encoding lmo0937 family membrane protein → MGNLLYLVAVVLVILWVIGFIFHGFGDVGGIIHVLLVIAVIAILLKVIGRAA, encoded by the coding sequence ATGGGAAATTTATTGTATTTAGTCGCAGTAGTATTAGTAATACTATGGGTGATCGGATTTATATTTCACGGCTTCGGCGACGTTGGCGGTATAATCCATGTTTTATTGGTAATCGCAGTTATTGCAATTCTGCTTAAAGTAATTGGCCGGGCTGCGTAA
- a CDS encoding 2-C-methyl-D-erythritol 4-phosphate cytidylyltransferase yields the protein MKYYAIIVAGGSGNRMQTETPKQFLLLKNLPVLMHTIKAFAQSDTQPKILLVLNKDQQAYWARLCEEFNFHIPHQVIDGGIERFHSVKNAIHTIGEESYVAIHDAVRPLVSKSLIDNCFKEAELQGTLLQRYNQATVCAC from the coding sequence ATGAAATACTACGCTATAATTGTAGCAGGCGGTTCTGGAAATCGGATGCAAACAGAAACCCCAAAACAATTTCTACTGCTCAAAAACCTTCCGGTTTTAATGCACACCATAAAAGCTTTTGCACAAAGCGATACTCAACCTAAAATTTTATTAGTTCTAAACAAAGATCAACAGGCTTACTGGGCTAGGTTATGTGAAGAATTTAATTTTCATATACCACATCAGGTTATTGATGGCGGTATAGAGCGTTTTCACTCGGTAAAAAATGCAATCCATACCATTGGAGAAGAAAGTTATGTTGCCATTCACGATGCTGTTCGTCCGCTGGTTTCAAAATCTCTTATCGACAATTGTTTTAAAGAAGCTGAGTTACAGGGAACGTTATTGCAGCGGTACAATCAAGCGACAGTGTGCGCATGCTGA
- a CDS encoding SRPBCC family protein, whose protein sequence is MENEPVIVERVYNAPIEKVWKALTDNNEIKQWYFQLEDFKPEVGFKFEFSGGPDDGPQYLHLCEITEIVAGRKLAYTWRYDGYPGNSVVSWELFEQGEQTRLKLTHSGVESFASNGPDFAKTSFNGGWTYFVNDALKNYLEKN, encoded by the coding sequence ATGGAAAACGAACCAGTTATTGTAGAACGGGTGTATAACGCCCCTATCGAAAAAGTTTGGAAAGCTTTAACCGATAATAATGAAATTAAACAGTGGTATTTTCAATTAGAAGACTTTAAACCTGAGGTAGGTTTTAAATTTGAGTTTTCTGGCGGGCCGGATGATGGGCCGCAATATTTACATCTCTGCGAAATAACAGAAATTGTTGCAGGCAGAAAACTCGCTTATACCTGGCGATATGATGGCTATCCGGGCAATTCGGTAGTAAGCTGGGAGTTATTTGAGCAAGGTGAGCAAACCAGGTTGAAATTAACACATAGCGGCGTAGAAAGCTTTGCATCAAACGGACCTGACTTCGCCAAAACAAGTTTCAACGGCGGTTGGACTTATTTTGTTAACGATGCGCTTAAGAATTATCTGGAAAAGAATTGA